From Microbacterium rhizosphaerae:
CGCTGCCGAGTGAGTACGCCACGCCGCTCGCCCTCGCGCTCACGGAGCTGGTCACCAACGCCGTGGAGCACGGGCTGGCCGGCACCGAAGGGGAGGTCGTCATCGTGGCGCACCGCACGGACGACCGCCTCGCCGTGTCCGTGGTGGACAACGGCGCGGGGCTTCCCGAGGGTCACGTCGGACGCGGCCTGGGCACGCAGATCGTGCGCACGCTCATCCAGGGCGAGCTCGGCGGGACGATCGACTGGCAGACGGTGGTCGGCAACGGGACCGAGGTCACGATCGACATCCCCCTGCGCTACATCGACCAGCCGTTCACCGAGCAGATCGCGATCGTCGACTGACACAGAAGCGCCGCGCCGGGTGGACCGGCGCGGCGCGGATCAGTGCCGGGTCAGCCGGCGCGACGCGCGCGGGCGGCGCGCCGTTTGAGGGCGCGGCGCTCGTCCTCGGACAGGCCGCCCCAGACGCCTGAGTCCTGACCCGTCTCGAGGGCGTACTGCAGGCAGATCTCGGTCACGGTGCAGCGAGCGCAGACAGCCTTCGCCTTCTCGATCTGGTCGACGGCCGGTCCGGTGTTCCCCACGGGGAAGAACAGTTCGGGGTCGACGGTCAGGCATGCGGCTTTGTCGCGCCAGTCCATAGGTGGTGCTCCTTGATCGGATGGACTTCGGGTGGTGCCAGAGGTTGGGATACTCTGAGTGGTGCGCGGGCCTCGGCCCGCCCCACGCCGCTGTGGGAGCACACAACGTGTTCTATGGTTCCACAGCGCCACGGCCGAATCAAGAGTTCGACCGGCGGTTTCTGCGCGTTCGGCTATGTGTTCGCCGGATGCCTTGGAGGGTGGGTACAACACCGACTGCCCGAGTCGAAAGAAGCTAGCCCGATGGCCACAACCCTGCTCGCGCGCGCGGCTTCCGTGCTCGTCGGCCTCGAAGCGCTGGGCGTGCTCGGGGTCGCGGTCTGGCAGGTGGTCGCCGTCGCGGGCGGCGACACGGACTCGGCCGTCAGCTCGATCGCGCTCCTCGTCCTCACCGTCGTCGGCGCGGTCGCCGTGGGTGCGTTCGCGATCGGCATCTGGCGCGGCTGGTCGTGGGGACGCTCGGGCGGCATCGTGACGCAGCTGCTCATCATCGCGGTCGCGGTCGGCGCGATGACCGGCGCGGGCGCCGATCCGCTCCTCGGCATCGGCCTCATCATCCCCGCGCTCATCGTGTTCGTGCTCCTCGTCCTCGTCATCCGCCGTGTCGGGGCCGAGAACGCGGACGACACATCCGCGCGGAGCTGACGCGCAGGATCAGTCGATGCCGAGGGTCTTGCGCAGTCGCGCGACGTGACCCGTCGCCTTGACGTTGTAGAGCGCCTGCTGGATCTCGCCCCGCTCGTCGATGACGAACGTCGACCGGATGACGCCCTCGACCTTCTTGCCGTAGTTCATCTTCTCGCCCCACGCGCCGTACGCCTCGTGCACGGCGTGGTCGGGGTCGCTGAGCAGCGGGAAGGTCAGCCCATCGCGGGCACGGAAGTCGCGCAGCTTCTCGGGGGTGTCGCGCGAGACGCCGACGACCGTGTAGCCCGCGCCCTGCAGCGGGCCGAGGCTGTCGCGGAAATCGCACGCCTCGGTCGTACAGCCCGGGGTCATCGCCGCCGGGTAGAAGTACAGGATCACCGGATGCCCGCGCAGCTCATGCAGCGAGACCGGGGTGTCGTCCTGGTCCTCGAGCGTGAAGTCGGGCGCAGCTGTTCCGGGTGCGAGGGTCATGCCCCCAGCCTAGAGCGGGATGCATCCGCTCAGCGGTCGGAGAAGGTCGTGAGAAGCCGCTGCAGCGAGTCGAGCCGGGCCGGTCCCGTCGGCCCCAGCCGCCCCTCCGCCACCGCCTCCATGATCGCGCAGTCGGGCGCGTCGGGCAGGTGCGTGCAGCCGCGGGGACACTCCTCGGCGACCTCCGCAAGATCGGTGAACGCGTCCAGGATGTGGTCGGGGGCGACGTGCCCGAGCCCGAACGAGCGGACGCCCGGCGTGTCGATCACCCACCCGCCGCCGTGCGGTCCCCGGTAGCGCAGCGACACGGTCGAGCTCGACGTGTGGCGGCCGCGGCCGGTGACCTCGTTGACGTGGCCTGTGGCGCGCCCCGCCGACGGTACGAGG
This genomic window contains:
- a CDS encoding WhiB family transcriptional regulator codes for the protein MDWRDKAACLTVDPELFFPVGNTGPAVDQIEKAKAVCARCTVTEICLQYALETGQDSGVWGGLSEDERRALKRRAARARRAG
- a CDS encoding histidine kinase, encoding MATTLLARAASVLVGLEALGVLGVAVWQVVAVAGGDTDSAVSSIALLVLTVVGAVAVGAFAIGIWRGWSWGRSGGIVTQLLIIAVAVGAMTGAGADPLLGIGLIIPALIVFVLLVLVIRRVGAENADDTSARS
- the bcp gene encoding thioredoxin-dependent thiol peroxidase, translated to MTLAPGTAAPDFTLEDQDDTPVSLHELRGHPVILYFYPAAMTPGCTTEACDFRDSLGPLQGAGYTVVGVSRDTPEKLRDFRARDGLTFPLLSDPDHAVHEAYGAWGEKMNYGKKVEGVIRSTFVIDERGEIQQALYNVKATGHVARLRKTLGID